The window GAAAAGCAGCATTTAAACCTATATGAACTCCTGATactaattttacattttggaaagtTTAGGACAATAGTTCCATCCATCagatgtatgtgtatttgtgtgatatgtgatgtgatgtgtgtgtgtgtgtttataagcTTGTAGACAATAAAGTTATACATAAGTATTAGTTATCAACAATTAGCTTTTAGTGTGTATTGGCCTTCCTGGAGGTCCCAAGAAAATTTTAGATACCTTTgataggaaaaattttaatagtttctacaTAATTctggtataaaaagaaaaataatccatagTGATGATCATCCTAGTTATGACCAAGCTCTATGTAATAGTTTAGACATTCACTGTATGTTCTATGTAttgggttttaaaattttactaacaaaaaATTAATGTTGGTGAACACAAATTATGGAGAGGTTAAACAaggaaaaatagcaaaacaatatGTCTTTATTTGCATGCTAGCAAATAAGAATTCAGCTTTTACTTCAACATCAGTTTTGAAATCAAGCTCATGGCAGGTACATACACTATATGAATAAGAGTCAATTTGAGCTataagggaatttttttttttaataaagacagCACTGAATTCATCTATTAAGCATGGCCTGATGCTTCCCTGATTGACATTGGTCacagaattgaaaagaaaaaagaactttacTGCAAATTTAGAAATCAGCTGCACATAGAACTTAAGGTCGGAATATTAAATGAATCTGAACCAGTGATATTAGATtgggccttttttcttttctttttagacaCGATGGCTTTACTACCAAACATTTTTACCATCCTAGTAATGACAGGGTTTGTTCTTAGAAATTTTGCCAATGTCTTCATAGCACTGGTGAACTGCATTGACTGGGTCAAGAAATAAAAGATCTCTTCAGCTCATCAAATTCTCACTGCTCTGGCGGTCTCCAGGATAGGTTTGCTCTGGATAATAGTGATAAATTGGTATGCAACTGTGTTTAATCCAGCTTTATACAGTTTAGAAGTAAGAAATATTGTTTGTATTGTCTGGTCAGTAAGCAACCATTTTAGCATCTGGCTTGCTACTAGCCTCAGCATATTTTATTTGCTCAAGATAGCCAATTTCTCTAGCCTTCTTTTTCTTCACCTAAAGTGGAAAGTTAAAAGAGTAATTCTCATGATACTGTTGGGAACTTTGGTCTTCCTGGTTTTTCGTATTGTGGTCATGAGCACAGATGAAACAATGCAGAGGAATGAATATGAAGGAAACATCACTTGGAAgaccaaattgagggacattgtGCATCTTTCAAATATGACTGAAGTCACACTAACAAATGTCATACCCTTTACTATGTCTCTGACATCTTTTGTGTTGTTAATCTTCTCCCTGTGGAAACATCTCAAGAAGACGCAGTTCAGTGGCAAAGGATCCCAAGATCCCAGCACCAAAGTCCACATCAAAGCCATGCAAACTGTGATctcctttttcttgctttttgctaTTTACTTTGTGACTCTAATGGTCTCAGTTTGGAGTTCTAATACTCTGCAGAACAAGCCATTTTTCATGCTTTGCGAGGCTCTTGGAATCTTGTATCCTTCATGCCATTCATTTATCCTGATTTGGGGAAACAAGAAACTAAGACAAGCCTTCCTGTCATTTCTGTGGCAGGTGAAATGCcagctgaaagaaaggaaataaggtgGGCATCAGGTATCTTCTAGCAGAAAACAAACTGACAGAGTCTGTAATATTTTGTACTTCCTACTATTTTTCCTAATGTGTATATAATTGGGTAAGATTTACCTAGAAAATCTTTTACCTAAGCTTAtcacaaaaatatgtatgtatgtatgtttatgaaaaatacaagaaagacTATAAGGTTACTATACTATTATTTTCAGGTAAGCAAtctaattttacaaaacattgtAAGAAATTCTTCAGGATTATGAGGCCATGAGTATTTCACATATATCTTGCAATTGAAGAATTTTTGATCTATATTTATGCTTTTTTAGGGACTGATAAATTATGTTAGAAATCATTGCTATTTTCCACTGTACTTAGTATCACACACATACTACAGTGTGCTTAGATTTTATTGTTTGAAATCCAATCTTTTGGGTGATAAGGATATTCAGTTCTAAATCACACACTGAGGATGGATGTTTGGATAGACATTCCATTATGAATTCTTCATGGATAATAGAGCGCAATCAGAATTGTTGCTAAGAAAAGATGCACACAAAAAAAGAGTGACAGACAtatttagaattatatatatgcacaataaGTTGTACTaaatattattgtatttaatataaGTAGGTGAAAGCTAGAAATAAATCAAGTTCTATGATaggaatgaggaaagaaaaatgacaatgacatttttaatattatgtttccATATGCAgttaagaaaatcatttaaaaatttttttttaattaagaagaccttttttaaaatcaaaaactCATGTCAAATTATTCAGTTTCCTTAACCACCACGGGGCCACTGAATTGCCAGTCCTCTTCGTCTTGCTAcctaaaaatttcttttaaacgTCAGATAAGAATACTCAAATCTCCTATCTTCAAAGTAAGAATAGTAAAAAATTATGGTTCCTAAATCAATGACCTTTCTGCATATATGAACATGGTATCTATGATGTCTATGTAGTAATTATAAGAAATGTCTTCAagatatgttttattataatcttgtggaaaatgatgaaatagaaaGTGTGTTGACATGAATTTGGTAGCAAGTTCTGTTATAAGAATGAAATGTATAACCTTGTTCAACAACTGAATTTACACATCTATATTAATTCTTAGTATTATGAAAATTTAACAACATTATCTAAACCTTAAGATAAATCTATCCCACATCTGATTAATTTATATCTTTTCAATCACGTGCTACCCCAGTAGAATATAACACTGTAATGCACAGATCATGTCGATCCTGTTTCCTGCTGACTCCTCAGGACATAAAAGCCAGCCCATACAACAGTGGGTCAAAATGGTAGTCTAATGACTAAATACATGGATGAATAAACTACATTAGTTCTGGAaaaccaatgaaaacaaaacccaacataAAATCTGCAGGTGGCATAGATTTCCTGGTCCTGTTTCTTCATCATTCAAATCCTCTAAGCAAATCTACCATACTCAGTTCCAATTACTGTctttgactgaataaatgaactgcTGTCACAAATAGACTCCATACATAAAATGACTCATACACAATctaaatttagtattttttttttaacagtactGATGTATCTGAGGAGACTTCTCTGTGCAGTTATCCAGGGAATCAGGCTGAACACAAGTTTGCCATCTTGAATATATGGCTTCCAAGATTGCCTTGGAGTCATCTTCATTCCAGACAGCAGAGGGGTCAGGTGCGGGGAAGAAAGGCTTACTGAAGAGTATGCCTGGGGAGGAGATCTATGGTAGGGGAGGAGATCCAAGGTGGAAGAGTAGATAAACTGTGGGCTTccatccatgaacacattaaaattaaagctaaattatagaacaatcaacctggagaatcatctgaagtctagttgaactgaagttttgtaactaaggatataaagaagaaaccaaatcAAGACTGGTACGAGGGACAGAGACGCAAAATGGCtcagccccaaacctctgtgtggtgggcaaaaatatcttggccacagaggttccccatggaggaacaagggaccccagccccacacccacctccccagcccagagtactggtgctgggaagaggagtactcacaacatctggctgtgaaaaacagtggggattctgactgtctgggtaggatggaaggctgtgggaaacccagacatcctcttaaagggcccatgcaggcactcaccctggtgGAGGGATGGAGACTCTgggggcattggagacatatagggagagactgagttgtgttactttggggcaaggactggagggacagtccccattttcccagTGTGGGGTTCTTCTCTCCTGCAAtgggcaggcaccatctttcctatgttgagcccaaGCCCACAGGCCAAagctgaatctgattggcctgatgagctctgaggctccactctgctgactcaccAAGACCCTGCCTCGCTTAACTGGCATATCACTGGAGGTTTTATCAGTGACTGAAGCTGACGGGAGCCTGAAGCTGGCAGCAGACCTTGGAGTGTCCTGACTATTTGTGGAGTGACCCCAGACAACGTATGGGTGGCAGcagtcctcagttcacagtgtggcctctcccatatgCCTCCAGGTACAGAATAGGCAgcgaccaaccatggatcactttgtagttcctaccaggtactcttcagccagtcacaggcaatgggtgACCTGGGGCTACACCAAAGCCCCCCTaccccaagaggccccagaaccaacatacttgagtTTGGCATCAGACCAgagcagagcaccactcaattagccccaTAAATGGCATACACAAAGaacagtctcaacaggcaccagagtctgctGTAGCAAAtctcactcagtggggtaagcccctcccccgcacagcagcctataagctgtggaagTGGCCAAATCCTACAgataatcagcctgagggtcagtaccacccactgatgtgccaatagtaatcaaggctcaagtataacaggagaacacacacaacccacataagggacactcgtggaggacccagagcaggtgatcagggagactgccaGGTCCCCACTGGCCACAATGAGGGagacataaggccacccagccaagactgggagacatagcagatctacctaacacatagtaacaaacacagagaggcagccaaaatgaggaaacaaagaaatgcttcccaaatgaaagaacaggagaaaacttcagaaaaagaactaaacgaaatggaggcaaaccgtctaccagagacagagttcaaaacaatggttatcaGGATGCGCAAGGAACTTAGTCAGAATTTCAATagagagatagcaaacataaaaaaggacatagaaaccataaaaaagaaccagtatgaagtgaagaatacaataactgaaatgaagaaagctCTAGAAGGACTCACCAGCTGACTAAAtcaagcagaggattgaatcagcgatttggaagacaaggtagcagaagaCACCAAATcggaatagcaaaaagaaaaaagaactccaaaaaatgaggatagtttaagagactctgggacaacatcaagtgtaacatcTTCATCAtagtgtaccagaaggagaagagagaaagcaagggttTGAGaatccatttgaagaaataatgactgaaaactttcctaacctggtgaaggaaacagacatacaagtccaggaagcatgGAGATTctcaaacaggatgaacccaaacaggcctacaccaagacacattataattagaatggcaaaggttaaagacagagaaaattctaaatgcagcaagagaaagtcaactagtaacttacaagagAGCTCCTATTAGgttgtcagctgacttctcactagaaactttgcaggccagaagggattggcacaaaatattcaatgtgatgaaaagcaaggacctacagccaagcttattctacccagcaaagctgtcatttagaatgaaggacagaaaaagagcttttcagacaagaaaaagctaaaggagttcatctccACCGAACCAGCTTACGAgtaatgttagagggatttctttaagatggaaaagaaaatcgaaattctgaataaaatggcaataactacatatctatcaacaattaccttaaatataaatgtattaaatgctccactgaaaagacacaggagggctggATGAAGAAGACAACAAAACActtacatattctgcctacaagagaatcacttcagattgaaagaaaaatgcagatggaaagttaagggatggaaaaagatatttcatgaaaatggaaatgaaaaaaacacaaagaaagttgGGGTAGCCATAGTTATACCAgccaaaatagattttaaaacaaaggctataacaagggaaaaagagaaggacccagtaatcccattttagggtatttatctgaagaaacgcaaatgctactttgaggggacatgtgcatccatatgtttcactgcagcattgtttacaatggccaagatgtggagacagcctgggtggctgtcaatagaagaatggataaaaaggagatagtacatatatgcaatggaatattgttcggcCATGAAAGGGAACAGATTCTTGCCCTCtctggtggcatggatggacttggaggatACTGCAATGAGTGTAGtgtaagagagaaagacagacacaatgtACTTTtccttacatatggaatctaaagaacaaaataaacaaaacagaaacaaactcatagatacagagaatatattaatagttaccagatgggaggggggttgagggtgagtgcaaaaaggggaagggataaagcagtacaaatttgttgttgcacagtaatcatggggacgtagggtatagcataaggattatagtcagtaatattgtaataactatgtctggtgtcagatggttgctagatttGTTGATGTGATAGATGGGGGGGGGGTTGGAGGCAGCCTtaaaaagggattaagaagtacactctggtagttacaaaatagtcatggggatgtaaagtaaagcatagggaatatagtcaacaatatggtaagaACTATGGAtagtgtcaggtggatactaccatgtttccccgaaactaagaccaggtcgtatattaatttttgctccaaaagacgcattagggcttatgttcaggggatgtcatcctgaaaaatcatgctagggcttattttctggtaaggtcttattttcggggaaatatggtagactaatcgggggatcatttcttaaattatacaaacgtctaaccactatgttgtacacatgaaattaatataaaataatatttaatgttaactctacttgaaaaattaaaaaacggGGGAAAAGGTAAAGTGAATTAATTAtaggtccaaattttcaggtgtaaagcaaataagtcatgaggatgtaatatacagcatagggaatatagtcaataatattgtgatagtgtggtacagtgtcagatgtttgctggacttattctggtgatcatttctttaggtatgtaaatgttgactaactatggtgtacacctcaaactaatattatgttggctatattttaataaaaatatgttttaaaacataaatataacaaaaactaATGGAAAAGTAGGAGGGGACTTTGTATCATAAACCTTCTAATTGTACtttaaaactttaagaaaaaataataaaaagaaaaaataaatgaagaatatgcCCAGggacattttttggggggaaggacCTGTAAATGATGCCCATAATTTTCACTCACAACACATTGTTCAGATTCAGTCACATTGCCACAAACAGCTATTAAAGGAGGCTGAAAATATAGTCACTCTATCGCCccaaaagaagatgaaaacataTGTTGGAGGGCACTTAGTAGCATTTCAATTGGAATAGCCAATAAGTTATTGCAAAACAAAAGAAGTTCCTCTGTTTAGAAGAATGCCATAGCTTGTTCTTATCACTTTGGTAATTTGACACACCTTTACATCAATTTGTTTCTCTATTTCCTCATAAGTTCTAAATAATTCAAGTTTAATTGATTCTGCATTGCAGCATTTGTAGCCTCATGTATATTCCCAGTATACTCCACTTATAACTTCTGTGTTAGTTTCCACAATATCACATACTAATTATCTTTAGTAATTTGTTGTAGGACATGGCTGTGCTCTTTGAACCAGAAataactgtaataaattatttctataaataaaattttatcaacaAAAATACTTGATAGGTAAAAGGATCTTATTGATGAGTaacaaataatgactgaataACAAAGATTTTCTCTAACCGTttctattcaaaatttaaaatagttacatTTAAATGTATGGATCAGGAAGAtgaaagtacaaattagtggaAAATAATCTCTCTTATATTTGCATGTTTGCGTATTTGACTTCATCCTGTCAGTGGCACAAATGGAAATTTGCAGCTGGTTCCAGGATAAGTGGATATCATTACTCTGGAAATTATGTAGTAGCTACTGTATATAATACGATAGGTATTCGTGAAACTTTGTGTCTCTTAACAGAACTGTTTGGTTTAGAACTCGAATTACAATATAAGTAGAACTATATTTTTGTGAAGCTCTCTCCAACTAGATCACATGGCAGAATTTTGGTTGCCCTTTCTGGAATTATGAGGAAAACATTTACAGAAAGCATCATAAATGGATTTCCATCTGCAACTGTTTAACTACAAAGCTGTCAGTGAGACTCAAcgttagaaatatttttataaaaatgttatttggaATGAGGGTCTCCTTGATGGTTGTGGCAACAGGAGAACTCATCTTTGGAATTCTGGGAAATGGGTTCATTGGACTGGTAAACTGCATCGAATGGGCCAAGAATGGGAAGGTCTCCTCAGCCGATTTAATCCTCACTGGTTTGGCTGTGTCCAGAATCATTCAACTGTGGGTAATACTATTGGATGTATTTATAATGGGGTTATTTCCACATCTGTATGCTACCACTAATCTAGCAAAAGTGGTGACTCTTCTTTGGACACTAACTAATCACTTAACTACTTGGTTTGCCACCTGCCTAAGCATTTTCTACTTCCTTAAGATAGCCAATTTCTCCCACTTCTTTTTTATCTGGCTGAAGTGGAGAGTGAACGGAGGGGTTCTTGGGCTTTTCCTGGGGTCTTTCTTCCTGTTGCTTATTAACCTCTTAATACAGAATACTGTTAGTGAGTGGTGGATGAATATCTACGGAGCATCTGAAAGAAACATGACTTTGCATTTAGATGTAAATACAATTTTCtatcttaaaattctttttcttagcTTGACCTATGTTATCCCCTTTCTCCTGTCGCTAATCTCTTTGCTTCTTCTATTTCTGTCCTTGGTGAGACACACCAAGAACTTACAGCTCAACCTGACAGGGAGGGACTCTAGCACAGAGGCTCACAGAAGGGCCATGAAAATGGTGACaagcttcctcctcctcttcatcatTTATAATATTTCCATTCTACTAGCAAATGGGGTCTCCATTAAGGTACAGCAGTATCAGGTCGTGATGCTTTTCTTGGTGATTTCAACTATCTTTCCCTCAGGCCACTCATTTATTCTAATTTGGGGAAATAGCAAGCTAAGACAAATCGCCTGGAGACTACTGCggcattttaaattctttgagagAAACAAAACTTTTAGGTTCATAGACATAATTTGAAAGAACTTTTGTATTCTACGGGACAATACCTTAATAGAAAATGTTGTATGTTCATTTtcaatttcaacattttttcGTTAGTCCTTCTAGGtttttttttgaatttatgaattgtatttaatgtaaaatttttaaaaaatacagattatttctttttttttattagtctcaggtgtacaaaaaaagtaatagttagacatttacagacctcacaaagtgataaccccttccccccaatctactacccctctgacatcgtatataggtGTTACAATCCCactgactatactccctatgctgtattccacatcccaaGACAATGGAgcttgtgaacttgttgcaatgatgttactaacattctttgatatcagagggattattcattatgaatttgtaccaactggacaaacagttaaacaagtttattatttggaagtgctgaaaaggctgcgtgaaacagACGaaacgatctgaacttttcaccaacaattcatggctcttgcatcacgacaatgcaccagctcacacggcactgtctgcgagggagtttttagatagtaaacaaataactgtattggaacaccctccctactcacctgatctggtccccaatgacttctttctttacccgaagataaaggaaatattgaaaggaagcaagacattttgatgacattcaggacatcaaagggtaatatgacaacagctctggtggccattccagaaaaagagttccagaattgctttgaagggtggactaggcactggtgtcggtgcatagcttcccaaggggagtccttcgaaagtgactgtagtgatcttcaacaatgaggtatgtagcactttttctaggatgagtttgtgaatttaattgtctggcctcgtgtatatatatgtgtgtgtgtgtgtgtgtgtgtgtgtgtgtgtgtgtgtgtgtgtctgtgttataattgacaatcaatattattcagctcgagcttcaggtgcacagcacaGTAGGTCACCcctctacacagtccatgaagtggtctcccctTTTAGGTTTTGTTAAACAGAACTAACATGCCTCTAAgtaattatattttctcaaagTGATCTGACATAATattgaattaaaagaaatatctcTGCTATAATAACACTTGCTGGTAACAAGAGAATATTTGAGACATGAAGAAGAAAGgttataaaactatataatggAACAtcaataaacatacaaaaatgtgatatgaataaatgaatatgaaattacagacacataaagggaaaaaagtaacACAAACTTGTCCAACTaaagataaatttgaaattagaagagaaaaatattgtgaaatgttAAAGTATAATACAAGTGTAATAATactttgtataaatataaaaatgtaaatattagtCTGATGTTTCTAATTTTGGAAAGGGTCTGATGATGCAGTGGGAATTTTCTACATTATTCATAGGATTGGGAATTGATAAAACAACTCTGTGTAACGTTATGGCATTATGTGTTTAAGGTGAAGATGTATATCCTAAGACCCATTAATTGTACTCCTATTTTTTATACTAGAGAATCTTTGGTCTATGTGCACCAGGatgtacatgtaaaaatgtgCATGCTACTATTGTTCTTAATAGCTAAAATTGGGAAGTCATACGAATGCCCATCAATcataaaatgaagaaggaaattatGCATACTGACACAACAGGGTaccatacaaaaatgaaaaagaacaaattagatCTATAAATTTCTTAGTCCCTGTGTATAGAAACGAGATATAGACATAGAAAGGCAAATTTGTTAAGACATAATACATATTCAGTGTAATGTTTTGATATGTTTGTGTATTGTAGGGGTACTTTGACTACTGTAATAAAATAACCCAGATTTAATCACAGTAGCTGGGATGCAAATAAACAGGTGGGAGAATTTTTCTTGCTAATGAtgctattaaaatgcaaaagaaagtttataTGCTCTATTTTTACATGCAGGACGTGTACATGTCCATATGAAAATGCTATAAAAGCAAAGTACTCTTTCAGTTCACTTTTGCCATAATTTTTAGAATGTAGTGAAAGAAAGATGGTAAATAAATcatgagaaatattttgtttttaagttactCTTGATGAAGTTTTAGGTGAAGTTGTTCTTTCAAGCTAGCCCTGATGCTGAGAATAATGTAAGTAGCATAAGTCAGTCCATAAAGAAGAGAAGATTGGTAGTGTTCTCCTATCACAGTGAACTCCACCA of the Rhinolophus sinicus isolate RSC01 linkage group LG02, ASM3656204v1, whole genome shotgun sequence genome contains:
- the LOC109454236 gene encoding taste receptor type 2 member 42 — its product is MVVATGELIFGILGNGFIGLVNCIEWAKNGKVSSADLILTGLAVSRIIQLWVILLDVFIMGLFPHLYATTNLAKVVTLLWTLTNHLTTWFATCLSIFYFLKIANFSHFFFIWLKWRVNGGVLGLFLGSFFLLLINLLIQNTVSEWWMNIYGASERNMTLHLDVNTIFYLKILFLSLTYVIPFLLSLISLLLLFLSLVRHTKNLQLNLTGRDSSTEAHRRAMKMVTSFLLLFIIYNISILLANGVSIKVQQYQVVMLFLVISTIFPSGHSFILIWGNSKLRQIAWRLLRHFKFFERNKTFRFIDII
- the LOC109454250 gene encoding LOW QUALITY PROTEIN: putative taste receptor type 2 member 33 (The sequence of the model RefSeq protein was modified relative to this genomic sequence to represent the inferred CDS: substituted 1 base at 1 genomic stop codon), translating into MALLPNIFTILVMTGFVLRNFANVFIALVNCIDWVKKXKISSAHQILTALAVSRIGLLWIIVINWYATVFNPALYSLEVRNIVCIVWSVSNHFSIWLATSLSIFYLLKIANFSSLLFLHLKWKVKRVILMILLGTLVFLVFRIVVMSTDETMQRNEYEGNITWKTKLRDIVHLSNMTEVTLTNVIPFTMSLTSFVLLIFSLWKHLKKTQFSGKGSQDPSTKVHIKAMQTVISFFLLFAIYFVTLMVSVWSSNTLQNKPFFMLCEALGILYPSCHSFILIWGNKKLRQAFLSFLWQVKCQLKERK